From Paenibacillus physcomitrellae, the proteins below share one genomic window:
- a CDS encoding protein arginine kinase: MSAIRFTEQPLSHWMKTTGAESEIVISSRVRIARNLQEHPFPLLATNRHLEEVQDELKEVLGDPRLEVYGEIHPIELSALDELNKKMLVEKHLISPNLANESRNGAVFISDDESLSIMVNEEDHLRIQCLYPGFQLKEAWEKATAVDDIFEDHVNFAFDDRRGYLTSCPTNVGTGLRASVMMHLPALVLTQQINRILSAVSQIGLTVRGIYGEGSEAMGNLFQISNQITLGQNEAEIIDNLRSVVLQIIGHEKTARERLLSESRLRVTDRVMRSFGILSYAAMIDSKEAAQRLSDVRLGIDLGLIEGITPQCLNELMVLTQPGFLYNNYEGSMEPGEMDTFRARLIREKLGKGLK; encoded by the coding sequence ATGAGTGCTATTCGTTTTACCGAGCAGCCGCTTAGCCACTGGATGAAGACGACCGGCGCCGAGTCGGAGATCGTCATCAGCAGCCGGGTGCGGATTGCCCGCAATCTGCAGGAGCATCCTTTTCCACTGCTGGCTACGAACCGGCATTTGGAAGAAGTTCAGGATGAACTGAAGGAAGTGCTTGGGGATCCAAGGCTAGAGGTTTATGGCGAGATTCATCCGATTGAGCTTTCCGCGTTGGATGAGCTGAACAAGAAGATGCTGGTCGAGAAACATCTGATCAGTCCGAACCTGGCCAATGAATCCCGAAATGGCGCTGTATTTATTAGTGATGATGAAAGCTTAAGCATCATGGTCAACGAAGAAGACCATCTCCGCATCCAATGTTTGTATCCGGGTTTTCAACTTAAGGAAGCCTGGGAGAAGGCAACGGCTGTGGACGATATTTTTGAAGACCATGTCAATTTTGCTTTTGATGATAGAAGAGGGTATCTGACCAGCTGTCCTACGAATGTGGGTACCGGTCTCCGCGCATCGGTCATGATGCATTTGCCGGCGCTAGTGCTGACGCAGCAGATTAACCGCATTTTGTCGGCCGTATCCCAAATCGGTTTGACAGTCCGGGGAATCTATGGCGAGGGCAGCGAAGCGATGGGGAACTTGTTTCAAATCTCAAATCAGATTACACTGGGACAAAACGAAGCGGAAATTATTGATAATCTTCGCAGCGTCGTGCTCCAAATTATCGGTCATGAGAAGACGGCCCGCGAAAGATTGTTGAGCGAATCGCGGCTCCGGGTTACCGACCGGGTGATGCGGTCCTTCGGCATTTTGTCCTATGCGGCAATGATCGACTCGAAGGAAGCGGCTCAGCGGTTATCGGATGTGCGGCTCGGCATTGATCTAGGGCTGATCGAAGGCATTACCCCTCAGTGCCTGAATGAATTGATGGTGCTTACCCAGCCAGGCTTTTTGTACAATAACTACGAAGGCAGCATGGAACCTGGCGAAATGGATACATTTCGTGCCAGACTGATCCGTGAGAAACTGGGTAAAGGTTTAAAGTGA
- a CDS encoding heptaprenylglyceryl phosphate synthase: MINTWRHVFKLDPDRTIADEQLEAVCLSGTDAIMIGGSSGITYDNTVDLMSRVRQYELPCVLEVSDLEAVVPGFDLYLIPMVLNAADPSWLIGRHSEAVERYGYLIPWEMVVPEGYLILNADSTAGQVTGADAAMSASRAAAYGQAGERLMSLPVIYVEYSGKFGDMELVAEVKHSLEQARLFYGGGIVDASTAADAAAVSDTVIVGNIIYSDLDKALETVQAVKGTSFQQA, encoded by the coding sequence ATGATTAACACATGGAGACATGTGTTTAAGCTGGACCCCGACCGCACGATTGCGGATGAACAATTGGAGGCGGTATGCCTGTCCGGTACAGATGCGATTATGATCGGCGGCTCCAGCGGGATAACCTATGATAATACCGTGGATCTGATGTCGCGGGTCAGGCAGTATGAGCTTCCCTGCGTGTTAGAGGTTTCCGATCTGGAGGCCGTTGTGCCCGGCTTTGATTTGTATCTGATTCCGATGGTGCTGAATGCCGCTGACCCAAGCTGGCTGATCGGCCGGCACAGTGAAGCAGTAGAGCGGTACGGCTATTTGATTCCTTGGGAGATGGTTGTGCCTGAGGGTTATCTGATTTTGAATGCCGATTCCACAGCCGGGCAAGTGACAGGTGCGGATGCAGCAATGTCTGCCTCGCGTGCTGCCGCTTATGGACAAGCCGGAGAACGGCTGATGTCGCTGCCGGTCATTTATGTCGAATACAGCGGCAAGTTTGGAGATATGGAGCTGGTGGCTGAGGTCAAGCATTCGCTGGAACAAGCCCGGTTGTTTTACGGAGGCGGGATAGTGGACGCGTCAACAGCGGCCGATGCTGCAGCAGTCAGTGACACCGTTATCGTTGGCAACATTATATACAGCGATTTGGACAAAGCGCTCGAAACGGTACAGGCAGTAAAAGGAACTTCGTTTCAGCAAGCTTAG
- the ligA gene encoding NAD-dependent DNA ligase LigA, with translation MDPMQRMEELVEELGKYNYHYYTLDEPLVSDKEYDALYDELVRLEAETGMVLPDSPTQRVGGELLSGFTPHRHLVPLWSLDKAQNEEQLLNWNNRVVKLTSDYNAKNPDNPLPPLSYAVELKFDGLTLNLTYTDGKLVQASTRGNGVVGEGILAQVKTIKSVPLNIPFRDGTIEVQGEGIMNLSVLEAYNKQAAEPLKNARNAAAGALRNLDPKTTAKRKLSAYFYNVGYAENITFRDHREMMDFLRTNKFKVNPFISYFDDFSEVAAQLQQIQEQRGTLDYLIDGAVVKITDMRTREVLGYTDKFPRWAVAYKFEAEETTTVLESVTWNVGRTGKITPLARVEPVELAGVTVQNCTLNNVGDIERKNLKFALGTRVFIRRSNDVIPEILGKVTEDNDGEEIVYPEKCPACGFPLQQRGAHLFCDNRFGCRPQIVGRITHFASRDAMDIETFSDKTAGQLYDELELREPADLYSLEHESLLKLERFGEKKARNLLEAIETSKSRDLASFLFALGIPNTGKSTTKLLADHFGSLDAIMQADVEELTALPDIGGIVAESIVSFFADPFNQASIRKMLDLGVQAKAPEQAAPARTDSYFSGKTVVLTGTLHKLTRDEAAERLEALGAKVTGSVSKKTDLVIAGEKAGSKLTKAKDLDIEVIEDEDEFIRLLGV, from the coding sequence ATGGATCCAATGCAGAGGATGGAAGAGCTCGTAGAGGAGCTTGGCAAATACAACTATCATTACTATACGCTCGATGAGCCGCTGGTCAGCGACAAGGAATATGACGCTTTGTACGATGAGTTGGTCCGGCTGGAAGCGGAGACCGGCATGGTGCTGCCGGATTCTCCGACACAGCGGGTAGGAGGAGAACTGCTCAGCGGATTTACGCCGCACCGGCATCTCGTGCCTCTTTGGAGTCTGGATAAGGCCCAGAACGAAGAGCAGCTTCTGAACTGGAACAACCGCGTCGTCAAGCTGACGAGCGACTATAATGCCAAGAATCCCGATAACCCTCTCCCGCCGCTTTCCTATGCGGTTGAGCTCAAGTTCGATGGTCTGACCCTGAATTTGACTTATACGGACGGCAAACTGGTGCAGGCTTCCACGCGCGGCAATGGGGTTGTAGGCGAAGGCATTTTGGCCCAGGTGAAGACAATCAAATCCGTACCGCTGAACATCCCTTTCCGTGACGGAACGATTGAAGTTCAGGGCGAAGGCATCATGAACTTGTCCGTGCTGGAAGCGTACAACAAACAGGCTGCCGAGCCGCTGAAAAATGCCCGCAACGCCGCCGCCGGCGCCCTTCGGAACCTTGATCCGAAGACGACGGCCAAGCGGAAGCTGAGCGCTTATTTTTACAATGTGGGATATGCCGAGAACATCACCTTCCGCGATCACCGCGAAATGATGGATTTCCTGCGTACCAATAAGTTCAAAGTGAATCCGTTTATCTCTTATTTCGATGACTTCAGCGAAGTGGCCGCCCAGCTTCAGCAAATCCAGGAGCAGCGTGGTACGCTGGACTATTTGATCGACGGAGCAGTTGTGAAGATCACCGATATGCGGACCCGCGAGGTGCTGGGCTACACGGATAAGTTCCCGCGCTGGGCTGTGGCCTACAAGTTTGAGGCGGAAGAAACGACGACCGTGCTGGAATCCGTAACCTGGAACGTAGGACGCACCGGAAAAATCACGCCCCTCGCCCGTGTAGAACCCGTAGAACTGGCGGGGGTAACCGTGCAGAACTGCACCTTGAACAACGTAGGGGACATTGAACGCAAGAACCTCAAGTTCGCGCTCGGCACGCGCGTCTTCATCCGCCGTTCCAATGATGTTATCCCGGAGATTCTGGGCAAAGTCACGGAGGACAATGACGGGGAAGAGATCGTCTATCCGGAAAAATGCCCGGCCTGCGGCTTCCCCCTCCAGCAGCGCGGCGCGCATCTGTTCTGCGATAACCGGTTCGGCTGCCGTCCACAGATCGTAGGGCGTATTACGCATTTCGCTTCTCGCGATGCGATGGATATCGAAACCTTCAGCGATAAGACGGCCGGCCAGCTGTACGACGAGCTTGAGCTTAGGGAGCCTGCCGACTTGTACAGTCTGGAGCATGAAAGCCTGCTGAAGCTGGAGCGTTTTGGCGAGAAGAAAGCCCGCAACCTGCTGGAAGCGATCGAAACGAGCAAAAGCCGCGACCTGGCCTCATTCCTGTTTGCTTTAGGTATTCCGAATACCGGCAAGTCGACGACTAAGCTGCTGGCTGACCATTTTGGTTCGCTGGATGCCATCATGCAGGCGGACGTGGAAGAGCTGACGGCGCTGCCGGATATCGGCGGGATTGTGGCGGAGTCGATTGTGAGCTTTTTCGCAGATCCGTTCAACCAGGCTTCCATCCGAAAAATGCTCGACCTCGGCGTGCAGGCCAAGGCGCCTGAACAGGCTGCGCCTGCCCGCACCGACTCCTATTTCAGCGGCAAAACCGTCGTTCTGACCGGCACGCTGCATAAATTGACCCGCGACGAAGCGGCTGAACGCCTCGAAGCTCTCGGTGCGAAAGTGACCGGCAGCGTCTCCAAGAAAACGGATCTCGTCATCGCCGGCGAGAAAGCCGGCAGCAAGCTGACCAAAGCCAAAGACTTGGACATTGAGGTCATTGAGGATGAAGACGAGTTCATCCGGCTGCTGGGAGTCTGA
- a CDS encoding molybdopterin-dependent oxidoreductase produces MVNWLAKLRKGYGKKLRRIHTWNAWIVVILAITGLILVSGYWREALGGWRVWIKWAHVYVGLLLIAPVIYYLFLAAKHWKQLRGRPKQKTNVIVVLGLLVGWFLSGIVLWQLKLFGPSWTNPALVIHDLLTWVGLPYIIYHSITRLKWIKEEPERRAVKIEDEPAKKGLEDERPIYSRRVFLKWSVAGVLAVIFGPPFLKWIGKDLWKTQTMEDLLASDANRMVPPPSPSPKSLPPIGGGSRGEFRVYTVTEIPAFDNATWSFTIDGLVNKEFQWNWEEFVKMQRTVQVSDFHCVTGWSVYQNTWEGLRLKDLLAMAGVREEAKFVKFYSGDEVYTDCLSLRQANYDDMMVAVLHDGQPIPSDLGGPVRLIAPKMYGYKSVKWLNRIELIAEEHIGYWEQRGYDQDGWVSKRGATET; encoded by the coding sequence TTGGTTAACTGGCTTGCTAAACTCAGAAAAGGCTACGGTAAGAAACTACGGCGCATCCATACCTGGAACGCCTGGATTGTTGTGATTCTCGCCATCACGGGCCTCATCCTTGTCAGCGGTTACTGGCGGGAAGCGCTTGGCGGCTGGCGGGTCTGGATCAAATGGGCGCATGTCTATGTCGGTCTTCTGCTTATCGCTCCGGTCATCTATTACCTGTTCCTCGCCGCCAAACACTGGAAGCAGCTGCGCGGCAGGCCCAAGCAGAAAACGAATGTCATTGTTGTACTTGGGCTGCTGGTCGGCTGGTTTCTATCCGGCATCGTGCTTTGGCAGCTGAAGCTGTTCGGTCCTTCCTGGACCAATCCGGCGCTGGTCATCCATGACCTGCTTACCTGGGTCGGCCTTCCTTATATTATCTATCATTCCATCACCCGCTTGAAATGGATTAAAGAAGAACCCGAACGCAGAGCCGTTAAGATCGAGGATGAGCCTGCAAAGAAGGGATTAGAAGATGAACGGCCTATCTATTCGAGACGTGTGTTTCTAAAATGGTCCGTGGCCGGTGTGCTGGCCGTGATCTTTGGTCCACCTTTTCTCAAATGGATCGGGAAGGATTTGTGGAAAACGCAAACGATGGAGGACCTCCTGGCCAGCGATGCCAACCGGATGGTTCCGCCTCCCTCTCCTTCTCCCAAGTCCCTGCCTCCTATCGGCGGAGGCTCCCGAGGTGAATTCCGGGTATACACAGTTACCGAGATTCCTGCTTTCGATAATGCGACTTGGTCCTTTACGATTGACGGGCTGGTGAACAAGGAGTTCCAATGGAATTGGGAAGAATTCGTCAAAATGCAGCGAACCGTTCAGGTGAGTGATTTTCACTGCGTGACCGGCTGGTCGGTTTATCAGAACACCTGGGAAGGTCTTCGGCTTAAAGATCTGCTCGCGATGGCCGGAGTTCGGGAAGAGGCCAAATTCGTGAAATTTTACTCCGGGGATGAAGTCTATACCGATTGCCTCAGCTTGAGACAGGCTAATTACGACGATATGATGGTGGCCGTGCTGCATGACGGTCAGCCGATCCCAAGCGATCTTGGCGGGCCGGTACGGCTGATTGCACCCAAAATGTATGGATATAAATCCGTTAAATGGCTGAACCGGATCGAGCTGATTGCGGAAGAGCATATCGGCTATTGGGAACAGCGGGGTTATGATCAAGACGGCTGGGTGTCAAAAAGAGGAGCCACAGAGACCTGA
- a CDS encoding UvrB/UvrC motif-containing protein translates to MLCQECGKRPASLHFSKIVNGDKSEYHLCETCAREKGELIPGTSGGFSIHNLLSGLLNFETVEQGKRAASPENLRCEVCGMTYSQFSKLGRFGCSSCYKYFNDRLDPLFKRVHGNTVHTGKVPVRVGGEIRTKRQIEDLKRRLQESISQEEFEAAAQLRDQIRELERQISE, encoded by the coding sequence ATGCTTTGCCAGGAATGCGGAAAGCGACCGGCCAGTCTTCATTTCAGTAAAATTGTAAATGGAGATAAAAGCGAATATCATTTATGTGAGACCTGTGCCAGGGAAAAAGGGGAATTGATTCCCGGAACATCGGGAGGATTCTCCATTCATAACCTTTTGTCCGGGCTGCTCAATTTCGAGACGGTCGAGCAAGGGAAACGGGCGGCAAGCCCCGAAAATTTAAGATGTGAAGTTTGCGGCATGACGTATTCCCAATTCAGCAAGCTGGGGAGATTCGGCTGCAGCTCTTGTTATAAATATTTTAATGACCGTTTGGACCCGCTTTTCAAAAGAGTTCACGGCAACACGGTCCACACCGGCAAAGTGCCGGTACGGGTTGGTGGAGAAATCCGGACGAAACGTCAAATCGAAGATTTGAAACGCCGTTTGCAGGAGAGCATCAGTCAAGAGGAATTTGAGGCAGCTGCCCAGCTCAGGGACCAAATCCGGGAGCTCGAGAGACAAATTAGCGAGTGA
- a CDS encoding CtsR family transcriptional regulator, giving the protein MRNISDIIEKYLKSMMHDSPSGAVEIQRNDLADKFSCVPSQINYVISTRFTLEKGYLVESKRGGGGYIRIRRVELPGPMSLHTHLHQTIGSEMGQSAAEGLIYQLEEAKVLTPREANLMRAAISREVLALKLPYRDQIRANIMKAMLISLLSR; this is encoded by the coding sequence TTGCGCAACATCTCGGATATTATTGAGAAATATCTAAAAAGCATGATGCATGATAGTCCTTCCGGTGCCGTAGAAATTCAGCGTAATGATTTGGCTGATAAATTCTCCTGTGTGCCTTCCCAGATCAATTATGTAATAAGCACTAGATTTACGCTGGAGAAAGGTTATCTTGTGGAGAGCAAGCGCGGCGGCGGCGGCTATATTCGCATCAGGCGCGTGGAGCTTCCGGGACCGATGTCGCTCCATACTCATCTGCATCAGACCATCGGCTCTGAAATGGGGCAGTCGGCTGCAGAAGGGCTGATTTATCAATTGGAGGAAGCGAAGGTGTTGACGCCTCGTGAAGCCAATCTGATGAGAGCGGCTATTTCCAGAGAAGTATTGGCTCTAAAGCTTCCTTATCGTGATCAGATCAGAGCCAATATTATGAAAGCCATGTTAATTTCGCTGCTCAGCAGGTAG
- a CDS encoding phospholipase domain-containing protein, with protein MTSKTMKMVGATAFSLSLVLGAFSAVSAADLNPKATEESEVIEITPFAITGEWTLNLEGGSTTYTKTLAIAKGSGNLKLQAKNTGTQSYRVTLQSNDYPEYGVILDATVKAGETFDWTKNGGGVPSGSYTLQVHGSAANPKGIVYLKSSDIPW; from the coding sequence ATGACTAGTAAAACGATGAAGATGGTTGGTGCAACAGCGTTTTCTCTTTCGCTTGTTCTTGGAGCTTTTAGTGCTGTTTCAGCAGCTGATTTAAATCCTAAAGCAACTGAAGAATCTGAAGTGATTGAAATTACTCCTTTTGCAATTACTGGAGAATGGACGTTAAACCTAGAAGGCGGCTCAACAACTTATACAAAAACTCTAGCTATTGCCAAAGGTTCTGGTAATCTTAAGTTGCAAGCCAAAAATACTGGCACTCAATCATATAGAGTCACACTTCAAAGCAATGATTATCCTGAATATGGTGTAATTCTAGATGCAACTGTTAAAGCTGGCGAAACATTTGATTGGACTAAAAATGGTGGTGGGGTTCCTTCAGGATCTTACACATTACAAGTACATGGTAGTGCAGCTAATCCAAAAGGTATAGTATATCTGAAAAGCTCAGATATACCTTGGTAA
- the pcrA gene encoding DNA helicase PcrA: MSVDIEQAIQKLNPEQKKAVIATEGPLLIMAGAGSGKTRVLTHRIAYLIGTRKAPPWAILAITFTNKAAREMQERVSSLVGPEGRDIWVSTFHSMCVRILRKDIERIGFTSNFSILDSTDQLSVIRNCMKELNFDTKKFEPKAIQAMISAAKNELITPEQYEQKIGDYLQDIAAKVYKMYQRRLRSNNSLDFDDLIMKTIELFKEVPEVLDFYQKKFKYIHVDEYQDTNRAQYMICKMLADSHHRICVVGDSDQSIYRWRGADISNILNFEEDYPEATTIMLEQNYRSTSNILNAANEVISQNSGRKPKKLWTDKGEGPKIKVYRGDSEHDEGYFITSEIHKNIKNAKSYRDHAILYRTNAQSRVIEEILIKSDIPYQIVGGIKFYDRKEIKDILAYLRLLSNPDDDISLTRIINVPKRGIGDTTVAKLAAAAAERNTSIFKVLEFVDDLGFAGRTRNMLVEFYDMIVSLCRMIEFLSVTELTEKMLELTEYRIELQRENTLESKSRMENIDEFLSVTQEFEKNNEDKSLVAFLTDLALIADIDSMNDDEQEADSSDAVVLMTMHSAKGLEFPVVFIIGMEEGVFPHSRAFLDNEELEEERRLAYVGITRAEEQLFLTCAQMRTLFGRTTANPPSRFLEEIPEELKEDTDIARDRYRRGANNGGAYGGRGFGASAGGSNFGAARHNAGAPGAARGYGAAPGSGATARPLGGGSAASAPGRPSVTVTTGASAAPAARAAGAPGEFKAGDKVSHGKWGTGTIVAVKGSGNDMELQIAFPAPVGVKRLLAGFAPITKVEG; the protein is encoded by the coding sequence ATGTCTGTTGATATAGAACAAGCGATACAGAAACTGAATCCGGAGCAAAAGAAAGCGGTCATCGCCACCGAAGGGCCGCTTCTTATTATGGCTGGCGCAGGCAGCGGCAAGACGCGTGTGCTGACGCACCGCATTGCCTATTTGATCGGAACCCGCAAGGCGCCGCCTTGGGCGATCCTGGCGATTACGTTTACGAATAAAGCGGCCCGGGAGATGCAGGAGCGGGTGTCCAGTCTGGTCGGTCCTGAAGGGCGCGACATCTGGGTCTCGACCTTCCACTCCATGTGCGTGCGTATTCTCCGCAAAGATATTGAACGAATCGGATTTACATCCAACTTCTCGATCCTGGATTCCACAGACCAGCTGTCCGTCATCCGCAACTGCATGAAAGAGCTTAATTTCGATACGAAGAAGTTTGAACCTAAGGCGATCCAGGCCATGATCAGCGCAGCCAAGAATGAACTGATCACTCCTGAACAGTATGAGCAGAAGATCGGCGATTATTTGCAGGACATTGCGGCCAAGGTGTACAAGATGTACCAAAGACGGCTTAGATCCAACAACTCGCTGGATTTTGACGACCTGATCATGAAGACGATCGAACTGTTCAAGGAAGTGCCGGAAGTGCTGGATTTCTATCAGAAGAAATTCAAGTACATTCATGTCGACGAATATCAGGATACGAACCGGGCTCAATACATGATTTGTAAAATGCTGGCCGACAGCCACCACCGCATCTGCGTGGTCGGCGACAGCGACCAGTCCATTTACCGCTGGCGCGGTGCGGATATTTCTAACATTCTGAATTTTGAAGAGGACTATCCGGAAGCAACGACAATTATGCTGGAGCAGAACTACCGCTCTACTTCCAATATTCTGAATGCGGCCAATGAAGTCATCAGCCAGAACAGCGGCCGCAAACCGAAGAAGCTGTGGACCGACAAGGGCGAAGGTCCTAAAATCAAAGTTTACCGCGGCGATTCGGAGCATGATGAAGGTTACTTCATCACGTCCGAGATCCACAAAAATATCAAAAACGCAAAATCCTACCGCGACCACGCGATTCTGTACCGGACGAACGCCCAGTCCCGGGTTATAGAGGAAATTTTGATCAAATCGGATATTCCTTATCAGATCGTCGGCGGCATCAAGTTCTATGATCGTAAAGAGATCAAGGACATCCTGGCATATCTTCGCCTGCTGTCCAACCCGGACGATGACATCAGCTTGACGCGGATCATTAACGTACCTAAGCGGGGGATTGGTGATACGACCGTAGCGAAGCTTGCAGCGGCGGCGGCGGAACGGAACACTTCTATCTTCAAGGTGCTCGAATTTGTGGACGATCTTGGTTTTGCCGGCCGGACCCGCAATATGCTTGTCGAGTTCTATGATATGATCGTGTCGCTCTGCCGGATGATTGAGTTCCTGTCCGTCACCGAGCTGACCGAGAAGATGCTTGAATTAACCGAATACCGGATAGAGCTGCAGCGTGAGAATACACTCGAATCCAAGTCCCGTATGGAAAATATAGACGAGTTCCTGTCCGTAACCCAGGAATTCGAGAAAAACAACGAAGACAAATCGCTGGTCGCCTTCCTGACCGATCTGGCTCTTATCGCTGACATCGACAGCATGAACGATGATGAGCAGGAAGCCGATTCCTCCGATGCCGTTGTCTTGATGACCATGCACAGCGCCAAAGGCCTGGAATTCCCGGTTGTCTTTATCATCGGTATGGAGGAGGGCGTGTTCCCGCACAGCCGGGCTTTCCTCGACAATGAAGAGCTGGAAGAGGAGCGCCGCCTCGCTTATGTAGGTATTACGCGGGCGGAGGAGCAGCTCTTCCTGACCTGTGCGCAGATGCGCACCTTGTTTGGCCGCACAACGGCCAACCCGCCTTCCCGGTTCCTGGAGGAGATTCCGGAGGAACTGAAGGAAGACACCGACATCGCCCGCGACCGTTACCGGCGCGGGGCGAATAACGGCGGCGCCTACGGTGGACGCGGCTTCGGCGCCTCGGCCGGCGGCAGCAACTTCGGTGCCGCCAGACACAACGCGGGCGCCCCAGGCGCTGCCCGCGGCTATGGGGCGGCGCCCGGCTCAGGTGCCACCGCGCGCCCGCTTGGCGGCGGCTCGGCGGCTTCAGCGCCTGGCCGGCCAAGTGTAACCGTGACGACCGGCGCCTCAGCCGCGCCGGCCGCACGCGCCGCAGGTGCCCCGGGTGAATTCAAAGCCGGCGATAAAGTATCGCACGGCAAATGGGGCACCGGCACGATCGTCGCCGTCAAAGGCTCCGGCAACGACATGGAGCTGCAGATCGCTTTCCCGGCTCCTGTCGGCGTGAAACGTCTGCTCGCCGGGTTCGCCCCGATCACCAAAGTCGAAGGGTGA